A genome region from Streptomyces xanthophaeus includes the following:
- a CDS encoding polymorphic toxin-type HINT domain-containing protein, translating to MSPFSANNFRLPGNRKARAARARLAGRTGITLSVVLMATLLPSQAWAAPPGDRIGVTLPGLQKDLKAKLDQIAAGRMDDWASPVDPPVEYEPNAVAPPAPASVPVPLSGSGLVQVPSLPVKIGKGTGASTDPSGTWTVALDARPASEAADIDGALIVLTPPAGGATPVDVQLDYTKFKDIYGTEWASRLKFRQLPSCFLEKPVRDECSAANGKDVPNSNDPSAGTVKATVDPATSPGQGLRTMAVTGGGGPVVLAASDSGSGMAGTYKATSLSPSGSWTAGTSGGGFSWTYPLTVPAPPAGPAPKISFSYSSQAVDGKTSVANNQASWLGDGWDYEPGFVERRYRSCSDDVDANPVGANNNNAADKKKGDLCWAGDNVVMSLGGSTTELVHDVATGKWIPANDDGSRVELKTDTGEANGARGGEHWVVTTREGTRYFFGRHDVDGPGGSRPVTNSVLTVPVFGNHPGEPCYTPTFADSACNKQTAWRWNLDYVEDVHGNAMIIDWAREDGRYAKNEKFKAPVTYHRAGYPTQITYGLRSSDLSGAPSAKVEFIVDERCLEEGKCAAEKFESKNYGDKQYWWDTPSTLHCKAGSDCYVGSPTFWTRKRLAAVTTSAQRTEGSTALSFVDRWTLAHSFPEQRTDTSPPLWLDSILRTGYSTERDSQNKQLSTSLPLVSFRPNVKDMPNRVRDGENDPRPDFDRLRIETIATETGGDIHVTYSAPCSVSAPRPQPAANTSLCYPVHWSPDTGLENPPLAWFNKYVVTEVTEKDRVARQPDVTTKYRYEGDAAWAKDTDEFSKPKMRTYSQWRGYASVVTTRGATTTGKYDATEQAETRTRYFRGMSGDAGRAKITITDSAGTAIAEDLPQYQGIAAETTTYTKAGGSPVSRILTWPWHEKTGERPRPENTTLYAYRSGTSRTDEITWISDGSTRTVRKRNTFDKTYDPGFDTSYGLVQAVQSEVVTPNGTGGEKSSDQTCASTTYVHNTSAHLIGLVAGVRTTAGDCSQKATGALLSQTRTSYDALNAFGAAPSKGLAHQVDTNDAAGTGWITTARTEYDALGRPTKALDAAGNPVTTMYRPATGPAFTVSSTNALGHTATTKNDPGRGVPVEEADANGRKVTTAYDALGRTTAVWTPSQKPETDKAAHTFAYEIKEHVPPTVISSTLEDDGTYKQSIAIYDGLLRLRQGQTEALGGGRLISDTLYNANGAVRQTTSAYLADGKPEKKIFVPESQTAVPNSTQVAYDGLGRAVRSTTFHGADAKDSSTVEYGGDWTRSRTGMSADGKTPLKGSRAVKTTTDALGRTSQVEHYTTTKLDVPTPASNKTSYTYDQRNKLTKVTDTANNTWSYTYDARGRMTSSDDPDTGTSTFSYNNLDQQVSVTNAAGQAQFTTYDVLGRKTELRETSATGPKVATWTYDTLPGAKGLPVASIRWAGANAFTSEVSKYDSEYRPTGSKITIPDTTGTPEFPSTKGLAGTYTYSTTYTPTGKVQSTTVPATPGGLAAEKLITRYNTDGMPQTMSGLAWYTAETVYSPYGEILRTASGSAPNRVWTTNTFNPSTGRLSETQSHRETAPNLLSSTAYTYDTVGNPTSITEARPDTRSGATGQLPPVLDRQCFTYDAMGQLVKAWTGKTESCTEPTDLDPTSATAGPDGDGYWQEYQFDAIGNRTQLLDRDPANGSTREKTTYTYGISLGAGAKKQPHALAQAEKTTTKPGLTVNSLATYAYDTAGNTTTRRIDGDTQTLNWDVRNKLTSATSPGIGAVAVTGLAGKCLDVDSSATPDAGGGLPVQLLTCNESKAQQWRLTGGTVQALGKCLTAEGGKALLKPCDSNSEAQKFNYRADKTLYSTQAKACVTVPNDNPAEGNDLDIYTCAASSAAQQWTFSNNTTQYLYDASGNRLIEETGSSRTLHLGEAEITVNKAGQVMDAVRYYGSAGAPTTVRRTNGKTTGHSLSVQLTDHHNTATTSVEQATGQTVTRRKSDPYGNPRGAQPANWPGSRTFLGTGNDDNTTGLTHIGAREYEPTTGRFISVDPIIDITDPLQMNGYTYSNGNPISNSDPSGLKYFEGMSDGGFQSAPQDVVEAATRYGHYGEGRPKGNGDNGNGNNGNGSGGKGNGGKGKDCGLFSKCNLDKKVKSAQKFWNENKVAIVSFTAEVVVGTACVATAVATGVGTGGAGFALAVGCGALAGAAGAAAANWMSEDADHSTMGVLTDMAEGAVWGAAGGAVGFGTGAVVERAAVKIAEEGAIPAAKAIASRIKCLANSFTAGTLVLMADGTTKDIEDIGPGDKVLATNPETGETAAKEATATILGEGAKNLVEINVDSDGNPDTPSEGITATDKHPFWVIDAAKWKDATDLQPGEWLRTTDGTHVQVTAVKRWTTQHTIVHNLTVADLHTYYVLAGATPVLVHNCPTAGTGKAPRTPDGKFSKRNGEPGTDGSLDERTVMDQLELDGAPIFRGQVYARVDGFPLRKYDGAVQIDGRWLGVETKGGTSPLTPPQRRFDDWLNTPGNSVTTSGGMTLEGTFNAWVPR from the coding sequence ATGTCGCCGTTCTCGGCGAACAATTTCCGCCTGCCCGGAAACAGAAAGGCGCGCGCAGCACGCGCGCGCCTGGCCGGGCGCACCGGCATCACACTCTCTGTGGTGCTCATGGCGACTCTTTTGCCATCACAAGCCTGGGCGGCGCCTCCAGGCGACCGCATCGGGGTCACCTTGCCCGGTCTCCAGAAGGACCTCAAGGCCAAGCTCGATCAGATCGCAGCGGGTCGGATGGACGACTGGGCGTCGCCAGTCGATCCTCCTGTGGAGTACGAGCCCAATGCGGTGGCACCGCCCGCTCCCGCCTCCGTTCCGGTTCCGCTCAGCGGCAGTGGGCTCGTCCAGGTTCCCAGCCTGCCGGTGAAGATCGGCAAGGGCACAGGGGCGTCGACGGATCCGTCAGGAACCTGGACCGTGGCGCTCGACGCGCGTCCCGCGAGTGAGGCCGCCGACATCGACGGCGCCCTCATCGTGCTCACGCCGCCGGCCGGCGGCGCCACTCCAGTGGACGTACAACTGGACTACACCAAGTTCAAGGACATCTACGGCACCGAGTGGGCCTCACGCCTGAAGTTCCGACAGCTTCCCTCGTGCTTCCTGGAGAAGCCCGTCCGTGACGAGTGTTCGGCCGCCAATGGTAAGGACGTCCCGAACAGCAACGACCCCTCCGCCGGCACTGTCAAGGCGACCGTGGATCCGGCAACATCGCCGGGCCAGGGCCTGCGCACCATGGCTGTGACCGGTGGTGGCGGCCCCGTGGTACTGGCAGCCTCCGACAGCGGCTCCGGTATGGCCGGCACCTACAAGGCGACCTCGCTCTCACCCTCCGGTTCCTGGACCGCGGGAACCAGCGGCGGCGGATTCTCCTGGACGTACCCGCTGACCGTGCCGGCTCCGCCGGCGGGTCCCGCACCCAAGATCTCTTTCTCGTACTCCTCCCAAGCTGTCGACGGCAAGACGTCCGTAGCCAACAACCAGGCCTCCTGGCTCGGTGACGGATGGGACTACGAACCGGGGTTCGTCGAGCGCCGCTACCGCTCCTGCTCCGACGACGTCGACGCCAACCCCGTTGGGGCGAACAACAACAACGCCGCCGACAAGAAGAAGGGCGACCTGTGCTGGGCCGGTGACAACGTAGTGATGTCGCTCGGCGGCTCCACCACCGAGCTCGTCCACGACGTCGCGACCGGCAAGTGGATCCCGGCCAACGACGACGGCTCCCGCGTCGAGCTCAAGACCGACACCGGCGAGGCCAACGGAGCCCGGGGCGGCGAGCACTGGGTCGTCACCACGCGCGAAGGCACCCGCTACTTCTTCGGACGCCACGACGTCGACGGCCCCGGCGGCAGCCGTCCCGTCACCAACTCGGTCCTGACCGTCCCCGTCTTCGGCAACCACCCCGGCGAGCCCTGCTACACGCCGACATTCGCCGATTCCGCCTGCAACAAGCAGACCGCCTGGCGCTGGAACCTCGACTACGTCGAAGACGTCCACGGCAACGCCATGATCATCGACTGGGCCAGGGAAGACGGCCGTTACGCCAAGAACGAGAAGTTCAAGGCGCCGGTCACCTACCACCGCGCGGGCTACCCCACGCAGATCACCTACGGCCTGCGCAGCAGCGATCTGTCCGGTGCACCCTCCGCCAAGGTCGAGTTCATCGTCGACGAGCGCTGCCTCGAGGAGGGCAAGTGCGCCGCCGAGAAGTTCGAGTCGAAGAACTACGGGGACAAGCAGTACTGGTGGGACACCCCCTCCACACTCCACTGCAAGGCCGGAAGTGACTGCTACGTCGGCTCGCCGACGTTCTGGACGCGCAAGCGGCTGGCCGCCGTCACAACCTCGGCGCAGCGCACCGAGGGCTCCACGGCTCTCTCGTTCGTCGACAGGTGGACCCTGGCTCACTCGTTCCCCGAGCAGCGGACGGACACCTCCCCTCCCCTGTGGCTGGACTCCATCCTGCGCACGGGCTACAGCACCGAGCGCGACAGCCAGAACAAGCAACTGAGCACGTCGCTGCCCCTGGTCTCCTTCCGCCCCAACGTGAAGGACATGCCGAACCGTGTCAGGGACGGGGAGAACGACCCCAGGCCCGACTTCGACCGTCTGCGGATCGAGACCATCGCCACCGAGACCGGCGGCGACATCCACGTCACCTACTCCGCGCCCTGTTCGGTCAGCGCGCCGCGCCCGCAGCCCGCGGCCAACACCAGTCTCTGCTACCCCGTCCACTGGTCGCCGGACACCGGTCTCGAGAACCCGCCTCTGGCGTGGTTCAACAAGTACGTCGTCACCGAGGTCACCGAGAAGGACCGCGTCGCCCGCCAGCCCGACGTCACCACCAAGTACCGCTATGAAGGTGACGCCGCCTGGGCCAAGGACACCGACGAGTTCTCCAAGCCCAAGATGCGTACCTACAGCCAGTGGCGCGGCTACGCCTCCGTCGTCACCACGCGAGGCGCCACCACAACGGGCAAGTACGACGCGACCGAGCAGGCCGAGACCCGGACGCGGTACTTCCGCGGCATGTCCGGCGATGCCGGGCGCGCCAAGATCACGATCACGGACTCCGCGGGTACCGCGATCGCCGAAGATCTTCCCCAGTACCAGGGCATCGCGGCCGAGACCACGACGTACACGAAGGCCGGCGGCAGCCCCGTCTCGCGCATCCTGACCTGGCCATGGCACGAGAAGACCGGTGAACGGCCCAGGCCCGAGAACACCACCCTCTACGCCTACCGCTCCGGTACCTCACGTACGGACGAGATCACATGGATCAGCGACGGCTCCACCCGTACGGTCCGTAAGCGCAACACCTTCGACAAGACCTACGACCCTGGCTTCGATACGTCCTACGGGCTTGTCCAGGCCGTCCAGTCCGAGGTGGTGACACCCAATGGCACAGGCGGCGAGAAGAGCAGCGACCAGACCTGCGCCAGCACCACCTACGTCCACAACACCAGCGCGCACCTGATCGGCCTGGTCGCCGGCGTCCGCACGACTGCGGGTGACTGCTCCCAGAAGGCCACCGGGGCGCTGCTCTCGCAGACCCGTACCTCCTACGACGCACTCAACGCGTTCGGAGCAGCCCCCAGCAAGGGACTCGCCCACCAGGTCGACACCAACGACGCAGCCGGCACCGGCTGGATCACCACCGCACGCACCGAGTACGACGCGCTCGGCCGCCCGACCAAGGCACTCGACGCGGCGGGCAATCCCGTCACGACCATGTACCGCCCCGCCACGGGTCCCGCGTTCACCGTGAGCAGCACCAATGCTCTGGGGCACACGGCCACCACCAAGAACGACCCCGGCCGCGGCGTGCCGGTGGAGGAGGCCGACGCCAACGGGCGGAAAGTAACCACTGCCTACGACGCGCTCGGCCGGACCACGGCCGTCTGGACTCCCTCGCAGAAGCCGGAGACGGACAAGGCAGCCCACACCTTCGCCTACGAGATCAAGGAACACGTACCGCCGACCGTCATCAGCTCCACGCTGGAGGACGACGGCACGTACAAGCAGTCGATCGCGATCTATGACGGTCTGCTGCGCCTCCGTCAGGGACAGACCGAGGCTCTGGGCGGCGGGCGTCTGATCAGCGACACCCTCTACAACGCCAACGGCGCCGTCCGCCAGACCACCAGCGCGTACCTCGCCGATGGCAAGCCCGAGAAGAAGATCTTCGTCCCCGAGTCCCAGACCGCCGTCCCCAACTCCACCCAGGTGGCATACGACGGTCTCGGCCGGGCGGTACGCAGCACCACCTTCCACGGAGCGGACGCGAAGGACTCCAGCACGGTCGAGTACGGCGGCGACTGGACGAGATCCCGAACCGGCATGTCGGCCGACGGCAAGACCCCCCTCAAGGGCAGCCGTGCGGTCAAGACGACCACCGACGCCCTGGGCCGCACCTCCCAGGTCGAGCACTACACCACCACCAAGCTCGACGTACCCACGCCCGCGTCGAACAAGACCAGCTACACCTACGACCAGCGCAACAAGCTGACCAAGGTCACCGACACGGCCAACAACACCTGGTCCTACACCTACGACGCTCGCGGCCGGATGACCTCGTCCGACGACCCCGACACGGGCACGTCGACCTTCAGCTACAACAACCTCGACCAGCAGGTCTCGGTCACGAACGCCGCTGGCCAGGCCCAGTTCACGACCTATGACGTACTCGGCCGCAAGACCGAGCTGCGGGAAACCTCCGCCACTGGCCCCAAGGTCGCCACGTGGACCTACGACACGCTGCCCGGCGCCAAGGGCCTGCCGGTCGCCTCCATCCGCTGGGCGGGCGCCAACGCGTTCACCAGCGAAGTCTCCAAATACGACAGCGAGTATCGGCCCACCGGTTCGAAGATCACGATCCCTGACACCACGGGCACACCGGAATTCCCCAGCACCAAGGGACTCGCCGGCACCTACACCTACAGCACCACCTACACCCCCACAGGCAAGGTCCAGTCGACCACCGTTCCGGCCACACCCGGCGGCCTCGCCGCCGAAAAGCTGATCACCCGGTACAACACCGACGGCATGCCCCAGACCATGTCAGGCCTGGCCTGGTACACCGCCGAGACGGTCTACAGCCCCTACGGCGAGATTCTGCGCACCGCGTCGGGCAGCGCCCCGAACCGGGTGTGGACGACCAACACGTTCAACCCGAGCACCGGTCGGCTCAGCGAGACCCAAAGCCACCGCGAGACCGCGCCGAACCTCCTGTCCAGCACCGCCTACACCTACGACACCGTCGGCAATCCCACCTCTATCACCGAGGCCCGGCCCGATACGCGATCCGGCGCGACGGGGCAGTTGCCGCCCGTCCTCGACCGCCAGTGCTTCACCTACGACGCCATGGGTCAGCTCGTCAAGGCCTGGACCGGCAAGACAGAATCCTGCACGGAACCCACGGATCTGGATCCCACGTCCGCGACCGCGGGCCCGGACGGTGACGGCTACTGGCAGGAATACCAGTTCGACGCGATCGGAAACCGAACCCAGCTCCTCGACAGGGACCCCGCCAACGGGTCCACCCGTGAGAAGACGACCTACACCTACGGCATCAGCCTCGGAGCCGGCGCCAAGAAGCAGCCCCACGCCCTCGCCCAGGCCGAGAAGACCACGACCAAGCCAGGCCTGACGGTCAACTCGCTCGCCACCTACGCGTACGACACGGCCGGAAACACCACGACCCGCCGCATCGACGGCGACACCCAAACCCTGAACTGGGACGTCCGTAACAAGCTCACCTCAGCCACCAGTCCGGGCATCGGCGCTGTGGCCGTCACCGGTCTCGCGGGCAAGTGTCTCGACGTCGACAGCAGCGCCACCCCTGACGCCGGGGGCGGACTTCCCGTCCAGCTGCTGACCTGCAACGAGTCCAAGGCCCAGCAGTGGCGCCTCACCGGGGGAACCGTCCAAGCCCTCGGAAAGTGCCTCACCGCCGAAGGCGGCAAAGCACTCCTGAAGCCCTGCGACAGCAACAGCGAAGCCCAGAAGTTCAACTACCGGGCCGACAAGACCCTCTACAGCACCCAGGCCAAAGCCTGCGTCACCGTCCCGAACGACAACCCGGCTGAGGGCAACGACCTCGACATCTACACGTGCGCAGCAAGTTCCGCAGCTCAGCAGTGGACCTTCAGTAACAACACCACCCAGTACCTCTACGACGCGTCGGGCAATCGGCTCATAGAGGAAACTGGCAGCTCGCGCACCCTCCACCTCGGCGAAGCCGAGATCACCGTCAACAAGGCCGGCCAGGTCATGGACGCCGTTCGCTACTACGGCAGCGCCGGCGCCCCCACCACCGTCCGCCGCACCAACGGCAAGACCACCGGTCACAGCCTGTCCGTTCAGCTCACCGACCATCACAACACCGCCACCACCAGCGTCGAACAGGCAACCGGCCAGACGGTCACACGCCGAAAGTCCGACCCCTACGGCAACCCCCGAGGTGCCCAGCCCGCCAACTGGCCCGGCAGCCGTACCTTCCTCGGCACCGGAAACGACGACAACACCACCGGCCTGACCCACATAGGTGCCCGGGAGTACGAGCCCACCACGGGCCGCTTCATCTCCGTCGACCCCATCATCGACATCACCGACCCGCTCCAAATGAACGGGTACACCTACTCCAACGGCAACCCGATCTCCAACTCCGACCCGAGCGGCCTCAAATACTTCGAAGGTATGAGCGACGGCGGATTCCAGTCCGCCCCGCAAGACGTCGTCGAAGCCGCGACCCGGTACGGCCACTACGGCGAGGGCCGACCCAAGGGCAATGGCGACAACGGAAATGGCAACAACGGCAACGGCAGCGGAGGCAAGGGCAACGGAGGCAAGGGCAAGGACTGCGGCCTCTTCTCGAAATGCAACCTAGATAAGAAGGTCAAGAGCGCCCAAAAATTCTGGAACGAAAACAAGGTAGCGATCGTCTCGTTTACGGCCGAAGTTGTCGTCGGCACCGCATGTGTGGCCACGGCGGTCGCGACCGGCGTGGGAACGGGCGGCGCCGGGTTCGCGCTGGCAGTCGGGTGCGGAGCCCTTGCGGGAGCTGCAGGCGCAGCGGCAGCGAACTGGATGAGTGAGGACGCCGACCACAGCACCATGGGCGTGCTGACAGACATGGCCGAAGGCGCGGTCTGGGGGGCTGCAGGAGGTGCAGTTGGGTTTGGAACCGGCGCCGTAGTAGAGCGCGCAGCCGTAAAGATCGCTGAAGAAGGCGCCATCCCTGCCGCGAAAGCCATTGCCTCCCGCATTAAGTGCCTGGCCAACAGCTTTACTGCCGGAACGCTCGTCCTGATGGCCGACGGCACGACCAAAGACATCGAGGATATAGGGCCGGGAGATAAGGTCCTTGCCACCAACCCAGAAACCGGCGAAACCGCTGCCAAGGAGGCAACCGCCACCATCCTCGGCGAGGGAGCCAAGAACCTGGTCGAGATCAACGTTGACTCCGACGGAAACCCCGACACGCCCTCCGAAGGCATAACTGCCACGGA
- a CDS encoding 3-oxoacyl-ACP reductase family protein — MDSNNTAALVTGGSRGIGAAVALRLAEDGADVAITYVSDAEAAAEVVGKVEALGRRAVALRADAGDPAQVANAVGETVRRFGRLDVLVNNAGVGVLGPLAEPAPADVERVLAVNVRGVFHTTQAAAAHLGSGGRIITIGSCMTQRVPGPGGTLYALSKSALTGLTKALARELGGRGITANIVHPGPVDTDMNPADGPYAGPQAALTALGRFGTPREVAAVVSFLAGEEASYVTGAEFAVDGGHAA; from the coding sequence ATGGACAGCAACAACACCGCGGCCCTGGTGACCGGGGGAAGCCGGGGGATCGGGGCGGCCGTCGCGCTGCGGCTCGCCGAGGACGGGGCCGACGTCGCGATCACCTACGTCAGCGACGCGGAGGCCGCGGCCGAGGTCGTCGGGAAGGTCGAGGCTCTGGGACGGCGGGCCGTCGCGCTGCGGGCCGATGCGGGGGACCCCGCCCAGGTCGCGAACGCCGTCGGGGAGACCGTACGGCGGTTCGGGCGGCTCGACGTGCTGGTGAACAACGCCGGTGTGGGCGTGCTCGGGCCGCTGGCGGAGCCGGCCCCGGCCGACGTGGAGCGCGTACTCGCGGTCAATGTGCGCGGGGTGTTCCACACGACGCAGGCCGCGGCCGCGCACCTCGGGTCCGGCGGGCGGATCATCACGATCGGCAGCTGCATGACCCAGCGGGTGCCGGGGCCGGGCGGGACGCTCTACGCCCTGAGCAAGTCGGCGCTGACCGGGCTGACCAAGGCCCTCGCCCGGGAGCTGGGCGGGCGCGGGATCACCGCGAACATCGTGCACCCGGGGCCGGTGGACACGGACATGAACCCGGCGGACGGACCCTACGCGGGCCCGCAGGCGGCGCTGACGGCGCTGGGCCGGTTCGGCACGCCGCGGGAGGTGGCGGCCGTGGTGTCCTTCCTCGCGGGCGAGGAGGCCTCGTACGTCACGGGGGCGGAGTTCGCCGTCGACGGCGGGCACGCCGCGTAG
- a CDS encoding DNRLRE domain-containing protein, whose amino-acid sequence MLLAAAVAVPVGVHVVGDGKSYSRPGEDAPVAEPQARRMAEESGEEVEVTAARSANTTTWAQPDGSFRKQIHSSAFRANVDGRWKPIDTALERVEGGFAAKAVNGRVFFSGGSKGQAGDEGRAARGVNRVALRRDAPGEVWTELVRLNTGGHDMTVSWPGVLPAPVIDGPRALYENVRPRIDLVMTAQDGGYSHVLVVKDKQAAADPLLGQLKYRLASPDMTFHLDDESDALSARDAKGEEVAGSPTPMMWDSSGKVAATDNQPAWKPTAVAKQHPTLALAGLAGAEGARLKPVAAALTDNALSLTPDNALLNAPETVYPVFIDPSFKGHKHAWTLLYKTAENSSFYNGQNYNASGTNEARVGYESTSGGTSRSIFNFDFGSQLRGSEIVSASVRALQTYSWSCDSKQMLIFSTPYITSSSTWRNTDNAAHWGRVVASEYAGYGYNSSCPDNWIAPDIKGLVAEAANSGWGALSLGFAAPNESDSYYWKKFIANGETAPYIEVVYNSRPDTPIAANMQTFPGGPCLTGWPGTGIGKTNVTFQVKGTDRDGNLDKVQIEVWGTGGTVFDQWLWPNSDGVVTAEVPWNTFADGQTYYWLSRATDKDGAWSGSGPHESGGGGWCTFTISHTVPPNPAVSSAAFPPQGDDFNEWSTEPASTPGQSFTIKGNGAKAEDIREYQWSLNRPLFDQKAVPNPGGDEVSVPLQVDTSGPNVLYVRTVGRSGNISNRTSYGFLVRPRPGQDTPGDVTGDGHPDLLAIDKDGNLRTYAGDSAGDTDAYIPGAVDNGKPVPPPRVLEGSGHRPVGAHRSRHRLVPRRRSHGPDRADARRQALHLPRHRNRPVRRRPPHADATAAQRPRPGRLSAARRHRGHRRRRPGRHVRPGCRRLLGVLRLYRIQLRLLQEDGHRLGRPRHRRRPRRLRGQGPGPDLPGQHQRQPRPGPAQGQAGSQRRSRSHVPGVQGERRGRRRLHLRHHRLGQGRLPQGPRHPRRQR is encoded by the coding sequence GTGCTGCTCGCCGCCGCTGTCGCCGTGCCGGTCGGTGTGCATGTGGTCGGCGACGGGAAGTCGTACAGCCGGCCCGGCGAGGACGCTCCGGTCGCCGAGCCGCAGGCTCGGCGGATGGCGGAGGAGAGCGGCGAAGAGGTCGAGGTCACGGCCGCGCGCAGCGCCAACACCACGACCTGGGCGCAGCCTGACGGGTCGTTCCGCAAGCAGATCCACAGTTCGGCCTTCCGGGCCAACGTGGACGGGCGGTGGAAGCCCATCGACACCGCTCTGGAGCGGGTGGAGGGCGGTTTCGCGGCCAAGGCGGTAAACGGCCGCGTCTTCTTCAGTGGGGGTTCGAAGGGGCAGGCGGGCGACGAGGGGCGCGCTGCGCGTGGCGTGAACCGGGTGGCGCTGCGGCGGGACGCGCCCGGCGAGGTGTGGACCGAGTTGGTCCGGTTGAACACCGGCGGCCACGACATGACCGTCAGCTGGCCCGGTGTTCTGCCCGCGCCCGTCATCGACGGCCCGCGCGCCCTGTACGAGAACGTCCGCCCGAGGATCGACCTGGTGATGACCGCGCAGGACGGCGGCTACTCCCACGTGCTGGTCGTCAAGGACAAGCAGGCTGCGGCCGACCCGCTGCTGGGACAGCTGAAGTACCGTCTGGCCAGCCCCGACATGACGTTCCACCTGGATGACGAGTCGGACGCGCTGAGTGCCCGTGATGCCAAGGGCGAGGAGGTCGCGGGCTCGCCGACCCCGATGATGTGGGACTCCAGCGGCAAGGTCGCCGCCACCGACAACCAGCCGGCGTGGAAGCCGACCGCCGTCGCCAAGCAGCACCCGACGCTGGCCCTGGCCGGCCTGGCCGGTGCGGAAGGCGCGCGCCTGAAGCCCGTCGCGGCGGCGCTTACCGACAATGCACTGTCCCTCACCCCGGACAATGCGCTGCTCAATGCTCCGGAAACGGTCTATCCGGTTTTCATCGACCCCTCTTTCAAGGGGCACAAGCACGCTTGGACCCTTCTTTACAAGACGGCAGAGAATTCAAGCTTCTACAACGGGCAGAATTACAACGCGAGCGGCACGAACGAAGCCCGCGTCGGATACGAGTCCACGAGCGGTGGCACCTCTCGTTCCATTTTCAACTTCGACTTCGGCAGCCAGCTCCGGGGCTCCGAAATCGTCTCGGCCAGTGTCCGGGCACTGCAGACCTATTCGTGGTCGTGTGACAGCAAGCAGATGCTCATCTTCTCGACCCCGTACATCACGTCGTCGAGTACCTGGAGGAACACCGACAACGCGGCCCACTGGGGCAGAGTGGTCGCCTCGGAGTACGCGGGATACGGCTACAACAGCTCGTGCCCCGACAACTGGATCGCACCCGACATCAAGGGCCTCGTCGCCGAGGCCGCCAACAGTGGCTGGGGTGCGCTGTCCCTGGGGTTCGCCGCACCGAACGAGTCGGACTCGTACTACTGGAAGAAGTTCATCGCCAACGGTGAGACCGCTCCGTATATCGAGGTCGTCTACAACTCGCGCCCGGACACCCCGATCGCGGCGAACATGCAGACCTTCCCCGGCGGCCCGTGCCTGACCGGTTGGCCGGGGACCGGCATCGGCAAGACCAACGTCACCTTCCAGGTGAAGGGCACCGACCGCGACGGCAACCTCGACAAGGTCCAGATCGAGGTGTGGGGCACCGGCGGGACGGTCTTCGACCAGTGGCTGTGGCCCAACAGCGATGGCGTCGTCACCGCCGAGGTGCCCTGGAACACCTTCGCCGACGGCCAGACGTACTACTGGCTCTCCCGCGCCACAGACAAGGACGGCGCGTGGTCGGGCAGCGGGCCGCACGAATCCGGTGGCGGCGGCTGGTGCACCTTCACGATCAGCCACACGGTCCCGCCCAACCCGGCCGTCTCCTCCGCCGCCTTCCCGCCGCAGGGCGACGACTTCAACGAGTGGAGCACGGAGCCTGCCAGTACGCCGGGCCAGAGCTTCACCATCAAGGGCAACGGCGCCAAGGCGGAGGACATCCGCGAGTACCAGTGGAGCCTGAACCGGCCCCTGTTCGACCAGAAGGCCGTGCCCAACCCGGGTGGTGACGAGGTCTCGGTCCCGCTCCAGGTGGACACCTCCGGTCCGAACGTCCTCTACGTCCGCACCGTCGGCAGGTCCGGCAACATCTCCAACCGGACCAGTTACGGTTTCCTCGTGAGGCCGAGGCCCGGCCAGGACACGCCCGGCGATGTCACCGGAGACGGCCACCCCGACCTCCTGGCCATCGACAAGGACGGCAACCTGCGCACCTACGCGGGGGACAGCGCCGGTGACACCGACGCCTACATCCCCGGCGCGGTCGACAACGGCAAGCCCGTGCCCCCCCCCCGGGTACTGGAAGGATCCGGTCACCGGCCAGTCGGCGCTCATCGGTCACGCCACCGACTGGTACCCCGGCGACGGTCTCACGGACCTGATCGCGCGGATGCCCGACGGCAAGCTCTACATCTACCCCGGCACCGGAACCGGCCAGTTCGACGTCGGCCGCCGCATGCAGATGCAACTGCCGCTCAGCGCCCCCGACCCGGCCGCCTTTCGGCAGCTCGTCGTCACCGAGGACATCGACGGCGACGGCCTGGGCGACATGTTCGCCCTGGATGCCGACGGCTTCTGGGTGTTCTCCGGCTATACCGGATCCAGCTTCGCCTCCTACAAGAAGATGGCCACCGGCTGGGCCGGCCGCGACATCGTCGGCGTCCGCGACGTCTCCGGGGACAAGGTCCCGGACCTGATCTTCCGGGACAACACCAACGCCAACCGCGGCCTGGCCCTGCGCAAGGGCAAGCCGGGAGTCAACGGCGGAGTCGATCTCACGTCCCTGGAGTCCAAGGCGAACGCCGAGGGCGGCGACGACTACACCTACGCCACCACCGGCTGGGGCAGGGCCGCCTACCCCAAGGTCCTCGGCACCCCCGACGCCAACGGTGA